Proteins from one Ketobacter alkanivorans genomic window:
- a CDS encoding DUF6231 family protein → MALPAPLTALIQSEQLSNVLCVDVAPGTTEGKPSCSLHHVTADQLMEPTFQDRFDLVWLSEATLKQGQQCQNGLIAKCRDQLAARVLLELGNEDRSGLSDTECLALGFVRCATTDRHNYYLFNLRTYKPVPDWLNPRFWANPQNWDKFRW, encoded by the coding sequence ATGGCGTTGCCGGCCCCTTTGACCGCTCTGATTCAGTCAGAGCAACTTAGCAATGTACTCTGTGTGGACGTCGCGCCGGGAACAACCGAAGGCAAGCCATCATGCTCACTCCATCATGTCACCGCAGATCAACTGATGGAGCCCACGTTTCAGGATCGATTTGATCTGGTATGGCTGTCTGAGGCAACGCTTAAACAGGGTCAGCAATGTCAGAATGGACTGATTGCGAAGTGCCGCGATCAACTTGCCGCAAGAGTATTACTGGAGTTGGGAAACGAAGATAGAAGTGGCTTGAGCGATACAGAATGCCTGGCTCTGGGTTTTGTGCGTTGCGCGACCACTGACCGACACAACTACTACCTGTTTAACCTGAGGACCTATAAGCCTGTGCCGGACTGGCTCAATCCACGATTCTGGGCCAATCCGCAAAACTGGGACAAGTTCCGCTGGTGA
- a CDS encoding YeaC family protein, with amino-acid sequence MDFETLINSITPETYDALVRALELGKWADGNRLTQEQKEHVMQAIIAYGEKNLSEDQRVGFIDRGSKDEGEMCDDNTHEHQPVKFLQ; translated from the coding sequence ATGGACTTTGAAACACTGATTAACTCGATCACCCCCGAAACATATGATGCCTTGGTGCGTGCGCTTGAGCTGGGTAAGTGGGCCGATGGTAACCGCCTTACTCAGGAGCAGAAGGAGCACGTGATGCAGGCCATCATTGCTTACGGTGAAAAGAATTTAAGTGAGGATCAGCGTGTCGGTTTTATTGATCGTGGCAGCAAGGACGAGGGTGAAATGTGTGACGATAACACCCACGAGCACCAGCCGGTTAAATTCCTGCAGTAG